A part of Maridesulfovibrio hydrothermalis AM13 = DSM 14728 genomic DNA contains:
- a CDS encoding DUF3431 domain-containing protein: MFSQDKVQAVIARYREDLSWAGELQCRATIYNKGEPPVEGAVVLPNIGRESHSYLTHIINNYSVLPEFTVFLQGSPFFHMEEGADCAVLNALILENVSRNVPFKGFAWFRMVCDQLGRPHQLCDPEKEGRWLGWGKDIPVGEVYEYLFNRPAPRKFIASAATGLFMVRRDRILIRPVEFYEKALSLIESDPHDANNTGHAFERLWQVIFNGSAAINPTNL, encoded by the coding sequence ATGTTCAGTCAGGATAAGGTGCAGGCTGTTATTGCACGTTACAGGGAAGACCTTTCGTGGGCGGGTGAACTGCAATGCCGTGCAACCATCTACAACAAGGGTGAACCACCGGTCGAAGGTGCAGTTGTGCTGCCCAACATCGGGCGTGAATCTCATTCCTATCTTACTCATATAATCAATAATTATTCCGTGTTACCGGAATTTACGGTTTTTTTGCAGGGCAGCCCCTTCTTTCATATGGAAGAAGGGGCTGATTGCGCTGTTCTTAATGCATTAATTTTAGAAAATGTCTCCCGCAATGTTCCATTTAAGGGATTTGCATGGTTCCGTATGGTCTGTGATCAGCTTGGAAGACCTCATCAGCTGTGTGACCCTGAGAAAGAAGGCAGATGGCTTGGATGGGGCAAGGATATTCCTGTCGGTGAAGTGTATGAATATCTTTTCAACCGGCCTGCTCCCCGGAAATTTATAGCCAGTGCTGCTACCGGACTTTTTATGGTCCGCAGGGATCGCATTCTCATCCGTCCTGTGGAATTTTATGAAAAGGCACTGTCTCTGATCGAATCTGATCCTCATGACGCAAATAATACAGGACATGCTTTTGAAAGGCTTTGGCAGGTCATTTTTAATGGCAGTGCAGCTATTAATCCCACTAATTTATAA
- a CDS encoding DUF6162 family protein has protein sequence MNKIKHQRIKSSGKGKETSYILIAATTLLITCSALISLNHTKSESIKLPKFQMSAFTDLNEQELAIFNGLYTSAVEIDEIHNDEGGEWLTITELEDSFLPPFVKDSLWKKSGQYKWSRRLNPTGSIDVAIYSGSPTGKIKSGSFTLLFLHDHAAMNSSQNPNPVHAPFEIWYHASSEKHPPSLITDQAFIAAGWKEVAPLSGKDEVKRIKG, from the coding sequence ATGAACAAAATAAAGCACCAGCGAATAAAATCATCTGGTAAGGGAAAGGAGACATCTTACATACTTATTGCGGCAACTACTCTGTTAATAACTTGTTCTGCACTTATTTCTTTAAATCATACAAAATCAGAGTCTATAAAATTGCCAAAATTCCAAATGAGTGCATTTACAGATTTAAATGAACAGGAATTGGCTATTTTTAACGGATTATATACTTCAGCGGTTGAAATTGATGAAATTCATAATGATGAAGGGGGAGAATGGCTGACAATTACTGAACTTGAAGACTCGTTTCTGCCACCATTTGTTAAAGACTCATTATGGAAAAAAAGCGGACAATACAAATGGTCCCGAAGGTTAAACCCAACAGGTTCGATTGATGTTGCTATTTATAGTGGCAGCCCGACAGGAAAAATAAAGTCAGGTTCATTCACCCTTCTTTTTCTCCACGATCATGCAGCCATGAATAGTTCCCAGAATCCAAATCCTGTACACGCCCCGTTTGAAATTTGGTATCACGCATCTTCTGAAAAACATCCCCCCTCACTTATTACAGATCAGGCATTCATTGCAGCTGGCTGGAAAGAAGTGGCCCCACTCAGCGGTAAAGACGAAGTCAAAAGAATTAAAGGATAA
- a CDS encoding metal ABC transporter ATP-binding protein: MENIKYGPSINYENVCLTLGNTEILKNINFKIDSGTIHCIIGPNGGGKTSLLRSLLGQMPHTGNIDIYWRENQTIGYVPQSLSFDTTLPITVENFMSMTCQSRPAFMKLSTKGQDSIITALERVNMADKSKRLFGHLSGGERQRVLLAQALLPAPSILILDEPTTGLDKAGAIIMRNLLHELKSKGVTILIIHHDLMEVKKIGDCVTCIKRELIFTGCPATELTADRIFNIFDTTQQAA, encoded by the coding sequence ATGGAAAATATCAAATATGGACCATCAATAAATTATGAAAATGTCTGCCTGACACTTGGCAACACCGAAATACTCAAAAATATAAACTTCAAAATAGACTCTGGTACCATCCACTGCATTATCGGTCCAAATGGTGGGGGCAAAACTTCCCTGCTTCGCTCTTTGCTAGGACAGATGCCCCATACAGGCAACATTGATATTTACTGGCGGGAAAATCAAACAATAGGTTATGTACCGCAATCCTTAAGTTTTGATACAACTCTTCCAATAACGGTTGAAAATTTCATGAGTATGACCTGTCAAAGCAGACCGGCATTCATGAAACTTTCAACAAAAGGTCAGGATAGTATTATAACTGCGCTTGAACGAGTTAATATGGCAGACAAATCAAAACGTCTTTTCGGCCATCTTTCAGGAGGCGAAAGACAGCGTGTGCTTCTTGCTCAAGCCCTCCTGCCTGCCCCTTCCATACTTATTCTTGATGAGCCAACCACAGGTCTAGACAAGGCCGGGGCTATTATAATGCGTAATCTTCTTCATGAACTAAAATCAAAAGGAGTTACAATTCTAATAATCCATCATGATCTAATGGAAGTTAAAAAAATAGGTGACTGCGTTACCTGCATCAAAAGAGAACTTATTTTTACAGGATGCCCAGCAACCGAGTTAACCGCTGACCGAATATTCAATATTTTCGATACAACCCAACAGGCAGCATAA
- a CDS encoding molybdopterin-dependent oxidoreductase, translating to MSISACTLDCPGTCSFIVEKKGEQATIKGNPKHPFSKGLICAKGKALLKRINHPDRITAPLLKRNGKFEPISWDEAFKICAAEIKGLDAEECLHIKGYGFRGVLAKASTVFFRSLGALETYGSLCDEAGCEAIIQNFGSLDQNNISDLDKADIIVNWGKDLSRSSIHITALIKKLRKSGTKVISISPGGDGNEKLSDETILIRPGTDRFLAAAIIRILIEGGNIEAQVVKNSIGYDEFKNLILKYDSIELADRCNVSIENIRKLSSIYKSDKNVSSLIGWGVQRYSFGGENVRYITTLCALSGKLGKEGSGFYYNISSGRNFASWADTPDTPQERKVLLHDLKNELEARDIKVKFMWIDGINVANQVPNCTEAAQAVENCKFVVTVDAFMNDTAARSNLILPCALTMERDEILGSAMHNCIAWSGKVFEPKGSAMSDFDIIRKLGSLVFENNPIPKAETCFKKAIQTPSITNSLEEIKKQGFIETTWPVLAYENYVFGFADGKMRLPKKLNSNPQKEKGFNLLTLVNKNYIHSQIPAQKQDKLPELYISSESPYLAELENHSEAMLCTDIGKLKITIRIDNTIHPDAAIIRRGGWMKFKQNANSIIAPLITDIGVGAAYYSQKAWLEPSSLSISD from the coding sequence ATGTCTATATCTGCCTGCACTTTAGATTGCCCCGGTACTTGTTCATTTATTGTTGAAAAAAAAGGTGAACAGGCGACCATCAAAGGCAATCCGAAACATCCATTTTCCAAGGGACTTATTTGTGCAAAAGGTAAAGCTCTTTTAAAAAGAATCAATCATCCTGACCGCATCACTGCCCCACTCTTAAAACGCAATGGTAAATTTGAGCCTATATCATGGGATGAAGCTTTTAAAATCTGCGCAGCTGAAATTAAAGGGCTTGATGCTGAGGAATGTCTACATATCAAAGGCTATGGCTTTCGAGGTGTTCTGGCTAAAGCAAGCACTGTTTTCTTTAGATCACTGGGCGCGCTGGAAACATATGGATCACTTTGCGATGAAGCCGGTTGCGAAGCAATAATACAAAACTTCGGATCGCTGGATCAGAACAATATTTCAGATCTTGATAAGGCCGACATCATAGTTAACTGGGGCAAAGACCTGTCGAGAAGTTCGATTCATATTACAGCCCTCATAAAAAAACTCAGAAAAAGCGGAACCAAAGTCATATCCATCTCACCGGGCGGAGATGGCAACGAAAAACTAAGCGATGAAACGATCCTCATCAGGCCCGGAACAGACAGATTTCTTGCCGCGGCAATAATCAGAATCTTGATTGAAGGTGGTAATATTGAAGCGCAGGTTGTTAAGAACAGTATCGGATATGATGAATTCAAAAATTTAATTCTTAAATATGACAGCATAGAATTAGCAGACCGTTGCAATGTCAGCATTGAAAATATTCGGAAACTGTCCAGCATATACAAATCAGACAAAAACGTATCGTCACTTATCGGTTGGGGAGTTCAGAGATATTCATTCGGAGGAGAAAATGTTAGATACATAACAACACTCTGCGCTCTGAGCGGCAAGCTGGGAAAAGAAGGATCAGGATTCTATTACAACATTTCATCAGGCCGTAATTTTGCCTCATGGGCAGATACCCCTGATACACCGCAAGAACGCAAAGTGCTGCTTCATGATTTAAAGAATGAACTTGAAGCACGAGATATCAAAGTCAAATTCATGTGGATTGATGGAATCAATGTTGCCAATCAGGTTCCTAACTGCACCGAGGCGGCGCAGGCTGTTGAAAACTGCAAATTCGTTGTCACGGTTGATGCTTTCATGAACGACACCGCAGCAAGATCGAATCTGATCCTGCCCTGCGCTTTAACTATGGAACGTGATGAAATTCTGGGCAGTGCTATGCATAACTGTATTGCATGGTCAGGAAAAGTTTTCGAACCAAAAGGTTCAGCCATGTCTGATTTTGATATAATCAGAAAGCTGGGCAGTCTTGTTTTTGAAAATAACCCAATTCCCAAAGCTGAAACCTGCTTTAAAAAAGCCATCCAAACACCAAGCATCACGAATTCATTGGAAGAAATTAAGAAACAGGGCTTCATAGAAACTACATGGCCAGTACTTGCATATGAAAATTATGTATTCGGATTTGCTGATGGAAAAATGCGTTTGCCGAAAAAACTTAATTCTAATCCGCAAAAGGAAAAAGGGTTCAACCTGCTGACTCTCGTCAATAAAAACTATATCCATTCGCAAATCCCTGCCCAGAAACAGGATAAGCTTCCTGAACTTTACATTTCATCCGAATCCCCCTATCTGGCTGAACTTGAAAACCATTCTGAAGCTATGCTCTGCACCGACATCGGTAAACTTAAAATTACAATCAGAATAGACAACACCATACACCCTGATGCAGCAATCATCCGCCGAGGCGGATGGATGAAATTTAAACAGAATGCAAATTCCATTATCGCGCCCCTTATCACTGATATAGGTGTAGGAGCAGCATATTACAGCCAGAAAGCATGGCTTGAACCATCATCATTATCGATAAGCGATTAA
- a CDS encoding helix-turn-helix domain-containing protein, which yields MTTDTFTHKDLSSITGVSVTTIKSYRKKFPEFFFISGHGKPLRFRKGTDKLCIRIRDLFDKNLSVKQIRSKLLTEFESVKSDRQLSVTKADTSVSSDEFEKLSRTTMQMMNGLAALVTAQAKAEQRLGRIEKSIKELIEIQSGNNSSSNELLAEIKNVLSSAGSLQQPERVTAKKVITIKKENGKAESYAFESDYSTIEPEKDFLELPVVIQSENEEFLGMPGRPGHPFTLHELVYLITRKKDNVASKVWHKQGRDWILSFKTPDGLLYELFFQRTKTPKGNIVSFFKQLNINSEPQNQSYIITFFREVRDLIDSV from the coding sequence ATGACGACTGACACATTCACTCATAAAGACCTTTCATCCATTACGGGCGTGTCTGTCACCACCATTAAAAGCTACCGCAAAAAGTTTCCTGAATTTTTTTTCATCTCCGGCCACGGCAAGCCGCTCAGATTCCGCAAAGGCACTGATAAGCTTTGCATACGCATCCGGGATCTCTTTGATAAAAATTTATCGGTAAAGCAGATCAGGTCTAAACTTTTGACAGAATTTGAATCAGTTAAATCTGATCGTCAGCTATCGGTAACCAAAGCAGATACTTCCGTCAGCAGCGACGAATTTGAAAAACTTTCCCGTACCACGATGCAGATGATGAATGGTCTGGCTGCCTTGGTTACGGCGCAGGCTAAAGCAGAACAGAGGCTTGGAAGAATTGAAAAATCCATTAAAGAACTGATAGAAATTCAATCCGGTAACAACTCATCCAGCAACGAACTGCTTGCAGAGATTAAAAATGTTCTGAGCAGTGCCGGTTCACTTCAGCAGCCTGAAAGAGTCACGGCCAAAAAAGTCATCACTATTAAAAAGGAAAACGGCAAAGCCGAATCATATGCCTTTGAATCAGACTACAGCACTATTGAGCCGGAAAAAGATTTCCTTGAGCTGCCGGTCGTTATTCAATCTGAGAATGAAGAATTCCTAGGCATGCCCGGCAGACCCGGACATCCGTTTACTCTCCATGAACTGGTTTATCTGATCACCAGAAAAAAAGACAATGTCGCATCCAAGGTATGGCATAAACAGGGAAGAGACTGGATATTATCTTTCAAAACACCAGACGGTCTGCTTTATGAACTTTTTTTTCAACGCACAAAAACCCCTAAAGGGAATATTGTCTCTTTTTTTAAACAGTTGAATATCAACTCAGAACCGCAAAACCAATCTTATATCATTACCTTTTTCCGTGAAGTTCGAGATTTGATCGACAGCGTGTAA
- the hisI gene encoding phosphoribosyl-AMP cyclohydrolase, translated as MIKPDFEKMNGLIPAIAQDAETGEVLMMAYMNEEAWNKTLETGDAHYWSRSRNTLWHKGGTSGHVQKIKSIRIDCDDDTLVLLIDQIGGAACHKGYRSCFFRELKDGETIECSPIVFDPKEVYK; from the coding sequence ATGATCAAGCCTGACTTTGAAAAAATGAACGGTCTAATACCGGCTATCGCACAGGATGCCGAAACAGGCGAAGTCCTGATGATGGCATACATGAACGAAGAAGCGTGGAATAAAACGCTGGAAACAGGTGATGCTCATTATTGGAGCAGAAGCCGCAACACCCTCTGGCATAAAGGCGGCACATCAGGTCATGTTCAGAAGATCAAATCCATCAGAATCGACTGCGATGATGATACGCTTGTTCTTCTCATTGACCAGATCGGCGGGGCCGCTTGTCACAAAGGTTATAGAAGTTGTTTTTTTCGTGAACTTAAGGACGGCGAAACTATTGAATGTTCGCCCATAGTTTTTGACCCCAAGGAGGTATACAAATAA
- a CDS encoding metal ABC transporter solute-binding protein, Zn/Mn family, with protein sequence MSRFKIIMVFFMLSFLFCTPGLAAGKLIIGTTLHPYYSFVTNIVKDRAEVRPVIGEGFNPHNYRPQPDDIKHVMNLDVLVINGIGHDEFAMEILEAAQMKGKIPVIFANKDVSLIPVSGSIDGLKIVNPHTFISVTTSIQQIYTIAKELAKIDSQNAKFYKKNARTYARKLRKIKAKYMKILADLPEIEFRCATIHGGYDYLLQDFGLQVTSVIEPNHGLKPTANQLAKTIKKIKELNVDVIFTEMNFPDKYVDTIHEETGIRVRHLSHLTGGSYSPDSFEKGIEANMKALTDALVEAHGMKAGQR encoded by the coding sequence ATGTCACGCTTTAAAATTATCATGGTATTTTTTATGTTGTCCTTCCTCTTTTGCACACCGGGATTGGCAGCTGGAAAATTGATTATTGGAACGACCCTTCATCCATACTACAGCTTTGTAACTAATATTGTTAAAGATCGCGCTGAAGTTCGACCTGTAATTGGTGAAGGATTTAATCCTCATAATTATCGCCCCCAACCGGATGATATTAAACATGTAATGAACCTAGATGTGTTGGTTATCAACGGTATTGGACATGATGAATTTGCTATGGAAATTCTAGAAGCAGCGCAGATGAAAGGAAAAATACCTGTCATTTTTGCTAACAAAGATGTTTCACTTATTCCAGTTTCCGGAAGTATTGACGGCCTAAAAATTGTCAACCCGCACACATTCATTTCAGTAACAACTTCAATTCAGCAAATATATACCATTGCAAAAGAACTGGCCAAAATTGATTCACAAAATGCTAAATTTTATAAAAAAAACGCCCGCACCTATGCTCGTAAGTTACGCAAAATAAAAGCAAAATATATGAAAATACTGGCAGATCTTCCAGAAATTGAATTTCGCTGCGCAACTATTCACGGTGGATATGATTACCTTCTTCAAGATTTCGGGTTACAGGTCACCTCAGTCATTGAGCCTAATCATGGTTTAAAACCTACTGCCAACCAGCTCGCCAAAACAATTAAAAAGATCAAAGAACTAAATGTTGATGTTATTTTTACTGAAATGAATTTTCCGGATAAATATGTAGATACTATTCATGAAGAAACAGGAATCCGAGTCCGCCATCTATCTCACCTCACAGGCGGTTCATACTCCCCTGATAGTTTTGAAAAAGGCATTGAGGCAAATATGAAAGCTCTGACTGATGCTTTAGTGGAAGCACACGGCATGAAGGCTGGTCAACGATGA
- the nhaA gene encoding Na+/H+ antiporter NhaA: MSRSKGLTRDEPRTIDKMLHPFYEFVRVESSGGLVLIAATVIALIWANSPWGDLYEAFKNVQLTVGAGEFILSKPAILWINDGLMAVFFFLVGLEIKREIMVGELNSFRQASLPLFAAIGGMVVPALVYAFFNNGTPSADGWGIPMATDIAFSLGVLSMLGDRVPLSLKIFLTAVAIVDDIGAILVIAVFYSTGVSLWIIGIGLLFFLCMILLNKMGIRAPLPYLFFGTLMWFAFLKSGVHATVAGVLAAMTIPATTRICCGDFVSSMRGHLSEYDIAGGESPVTLSNKQMLSSLGSMNKDVLMASPPLKRIEHNLHYFVAFAIMPVFALANAGINFNADGGGIDVFHPVSMGIFFGLIVGKVIGICLASWFVIKIGFADMPSTLVPRHFLGASLLASIGFTMSIFIATLAWDASSPFITDAKFSILTASAVAGVLGFLVLRSCPHSAQRNSD, translated from the coding sequence ATGAGCAGATCAAAGGGTTTAACAAGAGACGAGCCACGTACAATTGATAAGATGCTGCATCCTTTTTACGAGTTTGTGAGGGTTGAATCATCAGGTGGACTGGTGCTTATCGCCGCAACTGTGATTGCTCTTATCTGGGCCAATTCGCCTTGGGGGGATCTTTACGAAGCATTTAAAAATGTCCAGCTTACAGTCGGAGCTGGAGAATTTATTTTATCCAAGCCGGCTATTTTATGGATTAATGACGGGCTTATGGCCGTGTTCTTTTTTCTGGTGGGGCTTGAGATAAAACGCGAAATTATGGTGGGAGAGCTTAATTCATTCCGTCAGGCTTCACTTCCTCTTTTTGCAGCTATAGGCGGGATGGTTGTTCCTGCTCTTGTTTATGCTTTTTTTAATAATGGAACACCTTCAGCAGATGGCTGGGGAATTCCCATGGCAACTGATATTGCCTTTTCTCTGGGGGTTCTTTCAATGCTCGGTGACCGGGTTCCGCTTAGTTTAAAAATATTTCTGACAGCGGTTGCTATTGTTGATGATATCGGTGCTATTCTTGTTATAGCTGTTTTTTATTCCACCGGAGTTTCGCTTTGGATAATAGGAATCGGGTTACTCTTTTTTCTGTGCATGATTTTGCTCAATAAAATGGGGATCAGAGCACCCCTGCCTTATCTTTTTTTCGGAACTCTGATGTGGTTTGCTTTTCTGAAAAGTGGTGTTCACGCAACGGTTGCAGGTGTACTGGCTGCTATGACTATTCCTGCCACCACTCGGATTTGTTGCGGTGATTTTGTAAGCTCTATGAGAGGTCACCTCAGTGAATATGATATTGCCGGCGGTGAGAGTCCGGTTACTCTTTCCAATAAGCAGATGCTTTCATCACTCGGGTCCATGAATAAGGATGTGCTTATGGCTTCACCGCCTCTTAAGAGAATTGAACATAACCTGCATTACTTTGTGGCCTTTGCTATTATGCCTGTGTTTGCTCTGGCCAATGCCGGGATTAATTTTAATGCTGACGGCGGTGGTATTGATGTATTTCATCCTGTAAGCATGGGAATCTTTTTCGGCTTGATCGTCGGTAAGGTGATCGGTATTTGTCTTGCCAGCTGGTTTGTTATTAAAATAGGTTTTGCAGATATGCCTTCAACCCTTGTACCCAGACATTTTCTGGGGGCTTCGCTGCTTGCCAGTATAGGTTTTACCATGTCTATTTTTATTGCCACTCTTGCCTGGGATGCAAGCTCGCCCTTTATTACTGATGCCAAATTCAGTATTCTGACAGCTTCTGCTGTAGCCGGAGTGCTTGGCTTTCTGGTTCTGCGCAGTTGTCCTCATTCCGCGCAACGCAACAGCGATTAG
- the hisG gene encoding ATP phosphoribosyltransferase, translated as MSNTLKIGLPKGSLQDATIKLFAKSGWKINLHHRNYFPDVNDEELTISMCRAQEMAKYVEDGVLDVGMTGKDWILENNSDVVEVSSLVYSKVSNRPARWVLAVSGDSPYEKPEDLAGKKIATELLGVTKRYFEEKGIDVEVFYSWGATEAKVVEGLCDAIVEVTETGTTIKAHGLKIIDDVMLTNTRLIANKDSWNDSWKRKKIENINLLLQGALKAEKMVGLKMNMPKDVLEKAMKVMPSLNSPTVSDLSDPKWVSVEIMIEEVAVRELIPELIDMGAEGIIEYPLNKVI; from the coding sequence ATGTCCAATACACTTAAAATAGGTCTCCCCAAAGGCTCTCTCCAAGACGCAACCATCAAACTTTTCGCCAAATCAGGCTGGAAGATCAATCTGCACCACAGAAACTACTTCCCTGATGTTAACGACGAAGAACTGACCATCTCCATGTGCCGTGCACAGGAAATGGCCAAATACGTGGAAGACGGAGTTCTTGATGTAGGTATGACCGGTAAAGACTGGATACTTGAAAACAACTCCGATGTTGTGGAGGTTTCAAGCCTCGTATACTCCAAAGTGAGCAACCGTCCTGCACGCTGGGTTCTCGCTGTATCCGGTGATTCCCCGTACGAGAAACCCGAAGATCTGGCCGGTAAAAAAATTGCCACTGAACTTCTCGGCGTTACCAAAAGATATTTTGAAGAAAAAGGTATCGATGTAGAAGTATTCTACTCCTGGGGAGCGACAGAAGCAAAAGTTGTTGAAGGTCTCTGTGATGCAATCGTTGAAGTTACCGAAACAGGTACTACCATCAAAGCACACGGCCTGAAAATAATCGATGATGTCATGCTCACCAATACCAGACTCATCGCCAACAAAGATTCATGGAATGACAGCTGGAAACGCAAAAAAATCGAAAATATCAACCTTCTGCTGCAAGGCGCACTCAAGGCTGAAAAAATGGTTGGACTCAAAATGAACATGCCCAAAGATGTTCTTGAAAAAGCCATGAAAGTAATGCCAAGCCTGAATTCACCTACTGTGTCTGATCTTTCAGATCCCAAATGGGTTTCTGTTGAGATCATGATTGAAGAAGTTGCAGTACGCGAGCTTATCCCCGAACTGATCGATATGGGCGCAGAAGGTATCATCGAATATCCGCTCAATAAAGTTATCTAA
- a CDS encoding glutamine synthetase family protein, protein MTAPIFNCKNADDVLKAVRDYNISFVQFWFVDILGTLKSFQITPKELEASFEEGMGFDGSSILGFTRIEESDMIAIPDPTTFQLCSWRPTERPVARMFCDIQKPDGTPYEGDSRWILKKTLDKAAERGYTYYVGPELEFFLFKDEKGTQIIDRGGYFDAPPLDLGNDVRRDIIFSLEQMGYDVEYSHHEVAPSQHEIDLRYAEGMKMADTAMTYRVIVKEVARKHGIYATFMPKPIFGENGSGMHVHQSLFKNGRNVFFDANDEYHLSPEGKSYIAGILKHAPEMTCVTNQWVNSYKRLVPGYEAPVYVSWARKNRSTLVRVPMYKPGKENATRMELRCPDPAANPYLCFAVMLQAGLKGIDEGYKLPDPIEENVFAMDGPTLAENGITALPGNLYEAAIAMRNSEVMKECLGEHIHTNLYKNKIKEWDDYRTQITEYEIGRYLPVL, encoded by the coding sequence ATGACTGCGCCAATCTTCAATTGTAAAAATGCGGACGATGTTCTAAAGGCTGTTCGTGACTATAACATCAGCTTTGTTCAGTTCTGGTTCGTAGACATTCTCGGAACACTTAAAAGTTTTCAGATTACCCCAAAAGAACTTGAAGCCTCATTTGAAGAGGGCATGGGCTTTGACGGTTCATCAATTCTAGGATTCACCAGAATTGAAGAATCAGACATGATCGCCATTCCTGATCCTACCACTTTTCAGCTCTGCTCATGGCGTCCAACAGAACGTCCGGTTGCAAGAATGTTTTGTGATATCCAAAAACCAGACGGAACACCTTATGAAGGTGACAGTCGCTGGATACTCAAAAAAACACTCGATAAAGCAGCTGAGCGCGGGTACACCTATTATGTAGGACCTGAGCTTGAATTTTTCCTTTTCAAAGATGAGAAAGGAACCCAGATAATCGACCGTGGCGGATACTTTGATGCTCCGCCTTTAGATTTAGGTAACGACGTTCGCCGTGACATTATTTTTTCTCTGGAACAGATGGGCTATGATGTTGAATACAGCCACCACGAAGTAGCACCCAGCCAGCATGAAATAGACCTGCGTTATGCTGAAGGTATGAAAATGGCCGATACGGCCATGACTTACCGCGTAATTGTCAAGGAAGTTGCCCGTAAACACGGTATTTACGCTACTTTTATGCCCAAACCGATCTTTGGTGAAAACGGGTCCGGCATGCACGTACACCAGTCACTTTTCAAAAACGGACGTAACGTATTTTTCGATGCCAACGATGAGTATCACTTAAGCCCTGAAGGCAAGAGCTACATTGCCGGTATTTTAAAGCATGCACCGGAAATGACCTGTGTTACCAACCAATGGGTGAATTCCTACAAACGTCTGGTTCCCGGCTACGAAGCACCGGTCTACGTATCATGGGCCAGAAAAAACCGTTCCACACTTGTGCGTGTCCCCATGTACAAACCCGGCAAGGAAAATGCCACCAGAATGGAGCTGCGCTGTCCTGATCCAGCCGCCAACCCCTATCTCTGCTTCGCTGTAATGCTGCAAGCAGGCCTTAAGGGAATAGATGAGGGCTACAAGCTTCCAGATCCTATCGAAGAAAATGTATTTGCCATGGATGGTCCAACTCTCGCTGAGAACGGCATCACAGCACTGCCCGGCAACCTTTATGAAGCCGCAATCGCCATGAGAAACAGTGAAGTGATGAAAGAGTGCCTCGGTGAACACATCCACACTAATTTGTACAAAAATAAAATTAAAGAATGGGATGACTACAGAACCCAGATAACCGAATACGAAATAGGCCGTTATCTACCGGTACTGTAA
- a CDS encoding Fur family transcriptional regulator, producing MKAAQDIFTEYLSKQRLKMTPQRRTILDVFLNEEGHISSEELYNLIRKEDSSIGQATVYRTLKLLAESGIAKTVDFNDGVIRYEHKYGHEHHDHLVCECCGKTIEAVDHEIEHLQKELAKKHGFVLTHHEMYLFGVCKECQEKSE from the coding sequence ATGAAAGCAGCACAAGATATTTTTACTGAGTATCTGTCTAAACAGAGACTCAAAATGACCCCTCAGAGAAGGACCATTCTTGATGTATTTTTAAATGAAGAAGGACACATTTCTTCTGAAGAGCTTTATAATCTTATCCGAAAAGAAGACTCCTCCATCGGGCAGGCAACTGTATACCGTACCCTTAAACTTCTCGCAGAATCCGGTATTGCTAAAACTGTTGATTTCAACGACGGCGTTATCCGCTATGAACATAAGTACGGGCATGAGCATCATGACCATCTTGTTTGTGAATGTTGCGGAAAAACCATTGAAGCCGTTGATCATGAAATTGAACATCTGCAGAAAGAACTCGCAAAAAAGCATGGTTTCGTGCTTACCCATCATGAAATGTACCTTTTCGGCGTCTGTAAGGAGTGTCAGGAAAAAAGCGAATAA